A region from the Arachis ipaensis cultivar K30076 chromosome B01, Araip1.1, whole genome shotgun sequence genome encodes:
- the LOC107647933 gene encoding vacuolar amino acid transporter 1, which translates to MASGGDDGKNSITIPLLGDEKVEQRSFYNGDQLPKSADDLDSVHVGNTSFFKTCFHGINAISGIGIVSIPYALASGGWLSISLLFMIAIACYYTGLLVKRCMDMDPHIRTFPDIGQRAFGDKGRLMVSIAMNSELYLVVTGYLILEGDNLNKLIPNVEVNLGGLVIGGTTIFAILATIVILPTVLLEDLSLLSYVSASGALASTVFLLSLLWNGTIDGTGFHGKGTVFRWSGIPAAVSLYAFCYSAHPVLPTLYNAMRNKNQFSSVLFVCFLVCTLGYAAAAILGYLMFGEDVESQVTLNLPTGKFSSQVAIYTTLVNPIAKYALMLTPIVNAVKNKISCNYRKKRLTHVIVSTTLLISTLVVAVAIPLFGYLMSLVGALLSVSASILVPSVCYLKISGAYKRFGSEMIINYSIIVMGVTIAIVGTYTSLVDIIQNL; encoded by the exons ATGGCTAGTGGTGGTGATGATGGAAAAAACTCCATCACCATACCCCTTCTGGGTGATGAAAAAGTAGAACAGAGAAGCTTCTACAATGGAGATCAGCTACCTAAATCTGCCGATGATTTAGACTCAGTTCATGTTGGTAACACCTCCTTTTTCAAGACCTGCTTCCATGGGATTAATGCAATTTCAG GAATTGGAATTGTTTCAATACCTTATGCACTGGCTTCAGGGGGATGGCTAAGCATATCACTGCTATTTATGATAGCAATTGCTTGCTACTACACTGGCTTATTGGTAAAGAGATGCATGGACATGGACCCTCATATCAGAACCTTCCCTGACATTGGTCAACGTGCTTTTGGAGACAAAGGTAGATTAATGGTCTCCATAGCCATGAATTCAGAGCTCTACCTTGTTGTAACAG GTTACCTCATCTTGGAAGGTGACAACCTTAACAAGCTAATTCCAAACGTTGAAGTAAACCTTGGAGGGCTTGTGATTGGTGGAACAACAATCTTTGCAATACTAGCAACAATTGTGATCTTGCCAACAGTGTTGTTGGAGGATCTTAGCTTGTTGTCTTATGTTTCTGCTAGTGGCGCTTTGGCTTCCACAGTGTTCTTGCTCTCTCTGTTGTGGAATGGAACCATTGATGGGACAGGCTTTCATGGAAAAGGTACAGTTTTCAGGTGGAGTGGCATCCCTGCTGCAGTTAGTTTGTATGCATTTTGCTACAGTGCTCACCCTGTTCTTCCCACACTCTACAATGCCATGAGGAACAAGAATCAGTTCTCAAGT GTCCTATTTGTGTGCTTTCTAGTGTGCACTCTTGGTTATGCAGCAGCAGCAATCCTAGGGTACCTAATGTTTGGAGAAGATGTTGAATCACAGGTTACATTGAACCTTCCAACAGGGAAATTCAGTTCACAAGTTGCAATATACACAACCTTGGTGAATCCAATAGCCAAATATGCATTGATGCTAACCCCAATTGTGAATGCAGTAAAGAACAAGATCTCATGCAACTACAGAAAAAAGAGGCTCACACATGTTATTGTTAGTACCACATTGCTGATTAGCACTCTTGTTGTGGCAGTGGCAATTCCCTTATTTGGCTACCTAATGTCACTTGTTGGAGCATTGCTAAGTGTCTCAGCATCAATCCTTGTCCCATCCGTATGTTACTTGAAGATTTCTGGAGCTTACAAGAGATTTGGCTCAGAAATGATCATAAACTATTCAATTATTGTGATGGGTGTTACTATTGCGATTGTAGGCACTTACacttctcttgtagatataattcAAAATTTGTGA
- the LOC107644592 gene encoding uncharacterized protein LOC107644592, with product MVKEEWRGLGKVQFTEKLKTLTIPLSRWHKEKFGDIDLKVQQLEDEIRKLDDLASDGVYDGTMEARRRALVSFCKCWYVRKEIHWKQMSRSRHAKYMDKNTRYFHNLTLARRRSNRIDALVISGRLVRNQARIKSTIRDFYKNLYRHEASPLVGIRDGLVNKIQEEEATDLERLPSADEIKEAIWDCESSKAPGCDGYNMNFIKKCWG from the coding sequence ATGGTGAAGGAGGAATGGAGGGGTTTAGGAAAAGTTCAATTTACTGAAAAGTTGAAGACTTTGACGATACCTTTGAGTAGATGGCACAAGGAGAAGTTTGGTGATATTGATTTGAAGGTACAGCAGTTGGAGGATGAAATCAGGAAGTTGGATGATTTGGCTAGTGATGGAGTTTATGATGGAACTATGGAGGCAAGAAGGAGGGCTCTAGTTAGCTTCTGTAAGTGTTGGTATGTCAGGAAGGAAatccattggaagcagatgtcaagGTCCCGACATGCTAAGTACATGGATAAGAACACTAGATATTTTCATAATTTAACCttagcaagaagaagaagtaatCGGATTGATGCGTTAGTGATAAGTGGCAGATTGGTGAGGAATCAAGCCAGGATTAAGAGTACAATAAGAGATTTTTATAAGAACTTGTATCGTCACGAAGCGTCACCTTTGGTAGGTATTCGGGATGGCCTAGTTAATAAGATACAGGAAGAGGAGGCTACAGACTTAGAGAGGTTGCCTTCGGCTGACGAAATAAAGGAAGCAATTTGGGATTGCGAGTCGTCTAAGGCCCCTGGCTGTGATGGCTACAatatgaacttcataaagaagTGTTGGGGATAA
- the LOC107644602 gene encoding inactive receptor-like serine/threonine-protein kinase At2g40270: MTPLQQWLRMVVLCVVFLSIKSQCWTLKNNHDQIQVETIHSTYNSWHIGQHRKQLLQLQAPKSFKIHKPNKSNNNNNNKIKETTSPSPSYFHSSSLSPNPESFSPSETPSNSPSSPLPLSPEDSHSPSPSPSKSNTFIRNLSPLPSKGESKSYSRQHFVIVWSTVGGFSFLVLVSAIVFACFRSNKVVTVKPWATGLSGQLQKAFVTGVPSLKRAELEVACEYFSNIIGSIPDGTVYKGTLSSGVEIAVAYSSVTSSKNWLKSMEAQYRKKIETLSRVNHKNFLNLIGYCEERKPFTRVMVFEYAPNGTLFEHLHVLEAEQLDWGMRVRIAMGIAYCLEHLHQLTPAVAHGDLISSSIYLTEDYAAKLSDLSFWNNIKDSEAIQLSETTWTHIKDNVYSFGMILFELITGRIPYAVENGFRVDWTAEYIRRQPLKDMVDTRLNNLKESEVEKWSQVIKSCVHPNAEKRPNMREVVAKLKEITAMEPDGATPKSSPLWWAELEIMDANSDINP, translated from the exons ATGACTCCGTTACAGCAATGGCTGCGCATGGTGGTACTTTGCGTGGTGTTCTTGAGCATCAAGAGCCAGTGTTGGACCCTAAAGAACAATCATGATCAAATACAAGTAGAAACAATTCATAGCACATATAACTCATG GCACATTGGACAACATAGGAAGCAACTTCTACAACTACAAGCaccaaaatcttttaaaatacaCAAACCAAACAaaagtaacaataataataataataaaatcaaagaaactacttcaccatcaccatcatattTTCACTCTTCATCATTGTCACCAAATCCTGAAAGTTTCTCACCATCAGAAACTCCTTCAAATTCACCTTCATCTCCACTACCATTATCCCCTGAAGATTCTCATTCCCCTTCACCATCTCCATCCAAATCCAATACCTTTATTCGCAATCTTTCACCTTTACCTTC CAAAGGGGAATCAAAGAGTTATTCAAGGCAACATTTTGTGATAGTTTGGTCAACAGTTGGTGGATTCTCATTCTTGGTTTTGGTGTCAGCAATTGTTTTTGCTTGCTTCAGAAGTAATAAAGTTGTGACTGTGAAACCTTGGGCCACAGGGTTGAGTGGCCAGCTTCAAAAAGCATTTGTAACag GTGTTCCAAGTCTGAAAAGAGCAGAACTTGAAGTAGCTTGTGAATATTTCAGCAACATTATTGGTTCTATACCAGATGGAACTGTTTATAAGGGGACACTCTCCAGTGGAGTTGAGATAGCAGTGGCATATTCTTCAGTTACTTCATCTAAAAACTGGTTGAAAAGTATGGAAGCGCAATACCGGAAGAAG ATAGAGACATTGTCAAGGGTGAACCACAAGAATTTTTTGAACCTGATTGGATACTGTGAAGAGAGAAAGCCATTCACAAGGGTTATGGTTTTCGAGTATGCTCCGAATGGAACACTATTTGAGCATCTGCATG TCCTAGAAGCAGAACAACTAGACTGGGGAATGAGAGTGAGGATAGCTATGGGAATAGCCTATTGCCTAGAACATTTGCATCAACTGACGCCGGCCGTCGCCCATGGAGACCTGATCTCTTCCTCTATATACCTTACTGAAGACTATGCTGCCAAGTTATCAGACCTTAGTTTCTGGAACAACATAAAAGATTCTGAAGCCATTCAGCTCTCTGAAACAACTTGGACACATATAAAGGACAATGTCTATAGCTTCGGCATGATACTGTTTGAATTGATAACCGGTAGGATTCCTTACGCCGTGGAAAACGGCTTTCGTGTGGATTGGACGGCAGAGTATATAAGGAGGCAGCCCTTGAAAGATATGGTGGATACAAGGCTGAACAATTTGAAAGAAAGTGAAGTTGAGAAATGGTCTCAAGTTATTAAGAGTTGTGTGCATCCAAATGCAGAGAAAAGACCAAATATGAGAGAGGTTGTTGCTAAGCTGAAGGAAATAACTGCTATGGAGCCTGATGGAGCAACTCCAAAATCATCACCACTATGGTGGGCAGAATTAGAAATTATGGATGCGAATTCAGACATTAATCCATGA
- the LOC107648041 gene encoding ethylene-overproduction protein 1: protein MRGLKLSERFKSTQVHALSSSSEKANGGGGSTSTSTCNNNKASNKASSMASTKSNNNNNSKHRTKLPYSWSKLKSITTTTATNNNNNTPSAISNLVASLQLPSTETIEPTIEPFLKPINLIDSLAELYNRMECSSSCSPSQPQKEAMLLLYVEQYSLLRGIGDQKILRRCLRMARENAEDVISKVVTSAWLRFERRDDELVGLSPMECGGYVLECPKKNLEHGLSNRLFSVNDKCQCHKDSSKQDNFTEIENVNANVCLETEKSDVLFCVGNEGIGCVRCKIAALSEPFGAMLYGGFSEAKMKKIEFSGNGICSEGMRALEFYSRTKRLELFSPMIVLELLSFANRFCCEDLKCDCDAYLASIVWTIDEALILIEYGIEERAKLLVGSCLQVLLRELPNSLHNSKVVKVFCSYEAKARLAMVGYDSFLLYYFLSQVAMEESMISKTTVMLLERMRECASERWQKALAFHQLGCVLLERKEYKDAQRCFEAAVEAGHVYSMAGVARTKYKLGQPYSAYKLISSLIFSHKRAGWMYQERSLYNMGKEKSLDLDVATELDPSLSFPYKYRALAKVEERQTKEGIMELDKFIGFKLSPDCLELRAWLYISLGDHDSAIRDIRALLTIEPNYITSHGKINAEYLLQLLSRRVQQKSQGDCWMQLYDQWSSVDDVGSLAIIHQMLENDPGKSLLEFRQSLLLLRLNCQKAAMRSLRLARNHSSSMQERLIYEGWILYDTGYREEALARADRSIEIQRSFEAFFLKAYVLADSNLDPESASYVIQLLQEALKCPSDGLRKGQALNNLGSIYVDSGKLELARECYSNALAIRHTRAHQGLARVYQQKNQRKAAYDEMTKLIEKAESNASAYEKRSEYCDREMAKADLDVATQMDPLRTYPYRYRAAVMMDEQRENEAVEELSKVINFKPDLQVLHLRAAFYESMGDLSSALQDCQAALCLDPNHADTLELYRRTQKLKS from the exons ATGCGTGGATTGAAGCTAAGTGAACGATTCAAGAGCACTCAAGTACATGCTCTTAGTTCTTCATCAGAAAAAGccaatggtggtggtggtagcaCTAGCACTAGCACCTGCAACAACAACAAAGCTTCCAACAAAGCTTCATCAATGGCTTCCACCAAatccaacaacaacaataacagtaAACACAGAACAAAGTTACCATATTCTTGGTCAAAGCTGAaatccatcaccaccaccaccgccaccaacaacaacaacaacacaccTTCAGCTATTTCAAACCTTGTTGCATCTCTTCAGCTTCCTTCAACTGAAACCATTGAGCCAACCATAGAACCTTTTCTTAAGCCAATTAACCTCATAGATTCCTTAGCAGAACTCTATAACAGAATGGagtgttcttcttcttgttcaccATCACAGCCACAGAAAGAAGCAATGTTGTTGTTGTATGTGGAACAGTACTCGCTTTTGCGTGGAATTGGAGACCAGAAGATACTGAGAAGGTGTCTGAGAATGGCGCGAGAGAACGCAGAAGATGTGATCTCAAAGGTTGTAACTTCGGCATGGTTGAGATTTGAGAGAAGAGATGATGAGCTTGTTGGTTTGTCTCCAATGGAGTGTGGTGGTTATGTTCTTGAATGTCCTAAGAAGAATCTAGAACATGGGTTAAGTAATAGGCTTTTTTCAGTCAATGATAAGTGCCAGTGTCATAAAGATTCATCAAAACAAGATAATTTCACTGAGATTGAGAATGTGAATGCCAATGTTTGTTTGGAAACTGAGAAAAGTGATGTTTTATTTTGTGTTGGGAATGAGGGAATTGGGTGTGTTAGGTGCAAAATTGCGGCACTTTCAGAACCATTTGGAGCAATGCTCTATGGTGGATTTTCGGAGGCAAAGATGAAGAAGATTGAGTTCTCAGGGAATGGGATTTGCTCTGAGGGAATGAGGGCATTGGAATTTTACAGCAGGACAAAAAGGTTGGAACTTTTTTCTCCCATGATTGTTTTGGAGCTTCTTTCTTTTGCTAATAGGTTTTGTTGTGAGGATTTGAAGTGTGATTGTGATGCTTATTTGGCTTCAATTGTTTGGACTATTGATGAAGCTTTGATTCTTATTGAGTATGGAATTGAAGAGAGGGCTAAACTTCTTGTAGGTTCATGCTTGCAAGTTTTGCTTAGGGAGCTTCCTAATTCTCTACATAATTCAAAGGTTGTTAAGGTTTTTTGTAGCTACGAGGCGAAGGCGAGGTTGGCCATGGTGGGGTATGATTCTTTCTTGTTGTACTATTTCCTAAGCCAGGTTGCCATGGAGGAAAGCATGATTTCCAAAACAACAGTGATGTTGCTGGAGAGAATGAGGGAGTGTGCTAGCGAGAGATGGCAGAAGGCACTTGCTTTCCATCAATTGGGGTGTGTTTTGCTTGAAAGGAAAGAGTATAAGGATGCACAACGTTGTTTCGAGGCTGCGGTTGAGGCAGGGCATGTTTATTCTATGGCTGGTGTGGCCAGGACCAAGTACAAGCTAGGCCAACCGTATTCGGCCTACAAGTTAATTAGTTCTCTCATATTCAGCCATAAGCGAGCCGGGTGGATGTATCAGGAGCGTTCTCTCTACAATATGGGAAAGGAAAAGAGTCTAGATTTGGATGTAGCAACTGAATTAGACCCTTCGCTTTCGTTTCCATATAAGTATAGAGCCTTGGCAAAGGTTGAGGAGAGGCAGACAAAGGAAGGAATCATGGAGCTAGATAAGTTCATTGGATTCAAGCTCTCCCCGGATTGCCTAGAATTGAGGGCTTGGTTGTACATTTCTCTGGGGGATCATGATAGCGCCATTCGAGATATTCGAGCATTGTTAACTATAGAACCGAATTACATAACTTCACATGGGAAGATCAATGCAGAATACTTGCTCCAACTTTTGAGCCGCAGAGTTCAGCAGAAGAGTCAAGGTGATTGCTGGATGCAATTGTATGATCAATGGTCTTCTGTTGATGATGTTGGTTCTTTGGCGATTATCCATCAGATGCTAGAGAATGATCCCGGGAAGAGCTTGCTAGAGTTTCGTCAGTCTCTACTCCTCTTGAG GTTAAACTGTCAAAAGGCCGCAATGCGCAGTTTGCGGTTGGCAAGAAATCACTCTAGCTCAATGCAAGAAAGGCTAATATATGAAGGATGGATACTATATGACACCGGCTATCGCGAAGAAGCTCTTGCAAGGGCTGACAGATCCATTGAAATTCAGAGATCATTTGAAGCGTTTTTTCTGAAAGCATATGTGTTGGCAGATTCTAATTTGGATCCTGAATCTGCTTCCTATGTTATCCAACTTCTTCAAGAAGCACTTAAATGTCCTTCAGACGGTCTTCGCAAAGGACAA GCATTGAACAACCTAGGGAGTATTTATGTGGATTCCGGTAAGCTAGAACTTGCAAGAGAATGTTACAGTAATGCCCTTGCAATTAGGCACACAAGAGCTCATCAAGGTCTAGCACGCGTTTATCAGCAGAAGAATCAACGAAAAGCTGCTTACGACGAAATGACCAAGCTAATCGAGAAGGCGGAGAGCAATGCTTCAGCATATGAGAAACGGTCAGAATATTGTGACCGCGAGATGGCAAAGGCTGATCTTGATGTTGCAACTCAGATGGATCCTTTAAGGACATATCCATATAGATACAGAGCAGCAG TGATGATGGATGAGCAAAGAGAAAATGAAGCTGTGGAAGAACTTAGCAAAGTCATAAATTTCAAGCCTGACCTGCAAGTGCTTCATCTTCGAGCTGCATTTTACGAGTCGATGGGAGACCTATCCTCTGCTCTTCAGGATTGTCAAGCAGCTCTTTGCTTAGACCCGAACCATGCAGACACACTGGAGTTGTATCGAAGGACACAAAAGCTGAAATCTTGA